The sequence GGAAATTGAGTAAGTTTACCGCCTTTTTTTACAAAGACAAGTTCTACAAGCCATAAAACAGGGATGTCAATGGGTCTGTTTAAATCTGTAATATCATATAACTCATATCCAGCTTCGTCCATTTTGTTGACCAATCTCAATAAGGAGTTTTTATACACTTTAACCTGAACGCCTGCTTCTACCATAAACACTTCTGTTTTTCCAAATAAATCGGAGGCACCATCAATCACTTCCAGGTCCAGTCCTTCAGCATCAATTTTTACAATGTCAGGATAATCAAGATTATTTTCCTTGATAATGGAACTCAGAGTTTTGATAGGAACTTCAATTTGCTCATATCCCATTTTGGCAGCTTCCTCTTCTGAATAAATAAAAGAGCAACTGTCATCTCTATCAACTATTGTGAATTTTAAGATATCATTTTTATCTCCAACACCCACAGGTAAATATTTGATTTTAGGATTTTGCAGCAAGTCTTGAAAATTTGCTGAAAGCCTTTCCTGTGGTTCTATAAGAAGATAGGAAGAGTTAGGGAATTGTTTTAAAGCCTCTCTTGTCCATGTTCCGGTATTCGCCCCAATATCAACAATAAAATTAGGCTGAAAGTTTAATGCTTTCAGGGTTGCATAAAATTTATTCAGCAGGTCATTTTTTTCGTTTGCAACTGCTGCTTTTTTACTTCTTTGGACCATACTATCATAAGTGTCGTTCTTAATGATTGTATAGCCTACTTTGTTGGCTATTTTTTGTAATAAATCTTTCATCTTT is a genomic window of Chryseobacterium nakagawai containing:
- a CDS encoding FkbM family methyltransferase encodes the protein MKDLLQKIANKVGYTIIKNDTYDSMVQRSKKAAVANEKNDLLNKFYATLKALNFQPNFIVDIGANTGTWTREALKQFPNSSYLLIEPQERLSANFQDLLQNPKIKYLPVGVGDKNDILKFTIVDRDDSCSFIYSEEEAAKMGYEQIEVPIKTLSSIIKENNLDYPDIVKIDAEGLDLEVIDGASDLFGKTEVFMVEAGVQVKVYKNSLLRLVNKMDEAGYELYDITDLNRPIDIPVLWLVELVFVKKGGKLTQFPINL